The following are encoded together in the Roseobacter denitrificans OCh 114 genome:
- the eda gene encoding bifunctional 4-hydroxy-2-oxoglutarate aldolase/2-dehydro-3-deoxy-phosphogluconate aldolase, with amino-acid sequence MTPQDASRRARDICGMAPIVPVLVVEDASKARPLAEALIAGGLPALEVTLRTPAALEVIAHMAQVKGGVVGAGTLVTPDDVRAAKEAGATFGVSPGATDDLIDACEALELPLLAGAATASEAMRLLARGYDMLKFFPAEASGGAPALKAIGGPLPQISFCPTGGVSPANAQSYLALPNVLCAGGSWVAPADLVAQNDWAAIESLAKAASALGQ; translated from the coding sequence ATGACCCCTCAAGACGCAAGCAGACGCGCCCGCGACATCTGCGGCATGGCACCAATTGTCCCGGTATTGGTCGTGGAAGATGCCAGCAAGGCAAGGCCGCTGGCCGAAGCCCTGATCGCCGGTGGCTTGCCCGCCCTCGAGGTCACGCTGAGGACGCCCGCGGCGCTTGAGGTGATCGCGCACATGGCACAGGTCAAGGGCGGCGTGGTCGGGGCAGGCACGCTCGTGACGCCCGATGATGTGCGCGCCGCGAAAGAGGCCGGGGCAACCTTTGGCGTTTCACCCGGCGCGACGGACGACCTGATTGATGCCTGCGAAGCGCTGGAATTACCACTTCTGGCAGGGGCCGCTACCGCGAGCGAAGCGATGCGTCTGCTGGCGCGCGGCTATGACATGCTCAAGTTCTTCCCGGCGGAGGCCTCGGGCGGTGCGCCCGCCCTGAAGGCCATCGGCGGACCCCTGCCGCAGATTTCATTCTGCCCGACCGGGGGCGTCAGCCCGGCAAACGCGCAAAGCTATTTGGCCTTGCCGAATGTGCTCTGTGCCGGGGGCAGTTGGGTGGCCCCTGCAGATCTGGTTGCACAGAATGACTGGGCCGCCATCGAGAGCCTCGCGAAAGCGGCCAGCGCCCTGGGCCAGTGA